In Thermosphaera sp., a genomic segment contains:
- a CDS encoding deoxyribodipyrimidine photo-lyase: protein MKSLYLFTRDLRVDDNRGLWEACARGDKIVPVYVLDLEQLGDRGVHPGDPRFTFILQALERISQHTRLRVLTGRFDAVMDYLLGKYRFERVYVSYPHTEVDRERIQRLEKICEGHGVKLSVIWDNVLVDYTKIGETRQFTSFYNKWKKLVDDTVVETPPREKFTEIDEPGLGEVIEKNKWRVETGASWSIAYLAKRLLEFDFSKYATTKDYPGTDGTSRLSPYISHGIVSVRTVYHKAKSASEEFVRQLAWREYYYYLMHRYPWMRSLELKPSMRNLEWSLNEDLFKAFIEGKTGYPIIDAGIKQLKTENWMHNRVRLIVASFLVKDLHIDWRRGEEFFKKYLIDFDEALNVGNWQWAASSGVDPLPIRIFNPILQSERYDPQCTYIRKYIPELGGYKCEELHNPLKHRLKGYFEPIVDHYLAVEEFKDRVFKRRS from the coding sequence ATGAAATCTCTATACCTGTTTACCAGAGATCTAAGAGTTGATGATAACAGGGGTTTATGGGAGGCCTGCGCTAGGGGCGATAAGATCGTACCAGTCTACGTGCTCGACCTTGAACAACTAGGTGATAGGGGAGTACACCCTGGGGACCCCCGATTCACATTTATTCTACAAGCTCTCGAGAGAATAAGTCAGCACACGCGCTTGAGAGTATTAACCGGTAGATTCGACGCTGTCATGGATTACTTGCTTGGAAAATACAGGTTTGAGCGAGTTTACGTAAGTTATCCCCACACCGAGGTTGATAGAGAAAGAATTCAACGGTTGGAAAAGATTTGCGAGGGCCATGGTGTTAAGCTTTCAGTAATCTGGGATAATGTCCTAGTAGATTATACAAAGATAGGGGAAACACGACAGTTCACCAGCTTCTACAATAAGTGGAAAAAGCTAGTGGACGACACAGTTGTTGAAACTCCACCACGGGAAAAATTCACTGAGATCGATGAACCAGGACTAGGTGAGGTTATAGAAAAGAACAAGTGGAGAGTTGAGACGGGAGCGTCATGGAGCATCGCATACCTTGCGAAAAGGCTACTTGAGTTCGATTTTTCAAAATATGCTACGACCAAGGATTATCCTGGAACCGATGGAACCTCCCGGCTGTCACCATACATTTCACACGGAATAGTCTCGGTAAGAACTGTTTACCACAAGGCTAAAAGCGCGTCGGAAGAGTTCGTGAGACAGCTTGCCTGGAGGGAATACTACTATTACCTAATGCATAGGTATCCTTGGATGAGAAGCCTGGAACTTAAGCCGTCTATGAGAAACTTGGAGTGGAGTCTAAATGAAGACTTGTTCAAGGCATTCATTGAGGGAAAAACAGGGTACCCGATAATAGACGCGGGAATTAAGCAGTTGAAAACTGAGAACTGGATGCATAACAGAGTTCGATTGATCGTTGCAAGCTTTCTAGTCAAAGACTTACACATCGACTGGAGGCGTGGAGAGGAGTTTTTCAAGAAGTATTTAATAGATTTCGACGAAGCACTCAACGTTGGCAATTGGCAGTGGGCAGCCTCATCCGGCGTGGATCCATTACCTATTAGGATTTTCAACCCTATTCTACAGTCCGAGAGGTACGACCCACAATGCACGTACATCAGGAAGTATATTCCGGAGCTCGGGGGGTATAAGTGCGAGGAACTCCACAACCCGTTGAAGCATCGGCTTAAAGGTTATTTCGAGCCCATCGTGGATCACTACTTGGCTGTTGAGGAGTTCAAAGACAGAGTTTTCAAGAGGAGAAGTTAG
- a CDS encoding family 1 encapsulin nanocompartment shell protein, with the protein MLSKHPLELPISRTLTKDEVLDALRLAIIAELDAISLYLQIARSVTDDNVRKVFEDIAREEKTHVGEFLALLKHFDTEQSMELEKGSREVTELTGIPGNSQLEVRESSESSSPSTFNEELIRRFTGELNASRIVALKSPRVVVGRGVESVPYPMVREGGGEERGIAVLQEISVRFKIPQKALDYYEKTRVFDAPELYLAARQLAVAQDKLIVESLISNKFVVRMKMSSWETPGASVVEVASAVGELLKSGLRGPLMLLVHPSKYVKLLNVSDKTGVMDLERVKSIVNEIVVSDAVPENKALLVAADASVFDVVVGGDGVVDYIGPEDGFHVFRAWSTMAVRVKDPRGIVVLSEAE; encoded by the coding sequence ATGTTGTCCAAACATCCTCTAGAACTTCCAATAAGTAGAACACTTACTAAGGATGAAGTTCTCGACGCTCTTCGGCTCGCGATCATAGCCGAGCTAGATGCGATAAGTCTTTACCTTCAGATCGCGAGATCGGTTACCGATGATAATGTGAGGAAAGTATTCGAAGACATAGCTAGAGAGGAGAAGACGCATGTCGGAGAGTTCCTTGCATTATTGAAGCACTTCGACACCGAGCAATCCATGGAGCTGGAAAAAGGAAGCAGGGAGGTAACAGAGCTTACGGGCATCCCCGGTAATTCCCAGCTTGAGGTGAGGGAATCCAGTGAATCAAGTTCCCCGAGCACGTTTAATGAGGAATTAATCAGGCGGTTCACGGGCGAATTGAACGCTTCGAGGATCGTGGCGTTGAAATCACCGAGAGTGGTGGTTGGACGGGGTGTTGAGAGCGTCCCCTACCCTATGGTCAGGGAGGGAGGAGGAGAAGAGAGGGGGATAGCTGTCCTCCAGGAGATCTCTGTGAGATTCAAAATACCTCAGAAGGCATTAGACTACTATGAGAAGACCCGAGTCTTCGATGCCCCGGAGTTATACCTGGCTGCGAGACAGTTGGCTGTTGCCCAGGATAAGCTCATCGTAGAATCCCTGATAAGCAATAAGTTCGTTGTGAGAATGAAAATGAGCTCCTGGGAGACCCCGGGCGCATCAGTTGTTGAGGTGGCTTCAGCGGTTGGCGAGTTATTAAAGAGTGGATTAAGAGGCCCCCTAATGCTCCTAGTACACCCGTCCAAGTATGTGAAACTATTGAATGTAAGCGACAAGACCGGGGTTATGGATTTGGAGAGGGTTAAATCAATAGTTAATGAGATCGTGGTTAGCGATGCCGTTCCTGAGAATAAGGCATTACTGGTTGCTGCTGACGCGAGTGTTTTCGACGTTGTAGTGGGAGGTGACGGTGTGGTTGATTATATTGGCCCCGAGGACGGGTTTCATGTGTTTAGGGCATGGAGCACCATGGCTGTTAGAGTTAAGGATCCACGAGGAATAGTCGTATTAAGCGAGGCCGAGTGA
- a CDS encoding SLC13 family permease: MDVNFAIGFGVICYLVVMLVARSKRPELPVWSIMSFAMFIVVISGIVRLDEIDSLINLDVILFLIGMFSIVSILDYSGVIDLMAMWFVTRFKTRYKILLALSLVYGLLSAYTVNDALTLMGTPVALSISRAIGVDLKVLLLLIAFSITIGSVMSPVGNPQNMLISSSSGMPAPFIAFTVKLAIPTIINLLVTTAVLIKLYRVSNAKILIPLVPTERIKDRREAILGVTLFTVTIMLFVLNDLFETYGLPHVGKRGLIPFVTASLGYILSKKPRRILEGVGWGTIIFFISMFITMNGIWRSGVLTPLLNLFLAEKSVGIDGIFRIAGTSIIVSQFLSNVPFTSLYIEYLKNLGYTGSDVNAWITLAMSSTIAGNFTLLGAASNIILLEVVEQRGKKSLTFIEFFKAGSIVTITNLFVYIPFIVLL, from the coding sequence GAGCAAGAGGCCCGAGCTACCGGTTTGGAGCATAATGTCGTTTGCCATGTTCATAGTAGTCATCTCGGGAATCGTAAGGCTCGATGAGATCGATTCTCTCATAAACCTAGATGTAATCCTATTTCTTATAGGGATGTTCAGCATTGTCTCAATCCTTGACTACTCCGGAGTCATAGACTTGATGGCCATGTGGTTCGTCACAAGGTTCAAAACAAGATACAAGATTCTCCTTGCACTATCCCTAGTCTACGGACTTCTATCCGCGTACACTGTGAACGATGCTTTAACTCTTATGGGAACCCCTGTAGCCTTATCCATCTCAAGGGCGATTGGCGTTGATCTCAAGGTTCTCCTTCTACTAATAGCCTTCTCCATCACAATAGGCTCAGTCATGTCGCCCGTCGGGAACCCCCAGAACATGTTGATATCTTCGTCCTCGGGCATGCCCGCTCCGTTCATTGCTTTCACGGTTAAGCTCGCCATTCCAACGATTATAAACCTCCTTGTAACAACTGCTGTCCTCATCAAGCTCTATAGGGTGAGCAACGCGAAGATCCTTATCCCCTTAGTCCCAACCGAGAGGATAAAGGATAGGAGGGAAGCAATCCTAGGAGTTACGTTGTTCACTGTTACTATAATGCTCTTCGTGTTGAACGATTTGTTCGAGACGTATGGGCTTCCACACGTTGGGAAGAGAGGGCTGATCCCGTTTGTAACTGCTTCTCTCGGCTACATTCTCTCTAAGAAGCCGAGAAGAATCCTCGAGGGTGTTGGCTGGGGGACTATCATATTCTTCATATCAATGTTCATAACCATGAACGGGATCTGGAGGAGCGGGGTTTTAACCCCACTGCTCAATCTCTTCCTAGCCGAGAAAAGCGTTGGGATTGATGGAATATTCAGGATCGCTGGAACATCTATTATCGTGAGCCAGTTTCTCAGCAACGTTCCATTCACGAGTCTCTATATCGAGTATTTGAAAAACCTGGGCTATACCGGCTCAGACGTGAACGCGTGGATAACGCTGGCGATGTCCTCCACTATCGCGGGCAACTTCACACTACTAGGCGCGGCATCAAACATCATCCTGCTCGAAGTGGTTGAGCAACGTGGAAAGAAGTCTCTCACATTCATAGAGTTCTTTAAGGCGGGCTCCATAGTGACGATCACTAATCTATTCGTGTACATTCCATTCATTGTTCTCCTTTAA
- a CDS encoding ABC transporter substrate-binding protein, with protein MNKKILIVIILLIVIAAGVGIYIYTQPAQPTAAERIVIGVTDKVTDLDPSNAYDFFTWEILSNVMEGLVKYKPGTDELIPGIAESWTVSDDGTVWTFKLKKNVSFCDGRSLKAEDVVRSIERVMSINGDPAWLVTDFVANVTALDDYTVRFELATPASYFLAVAATPPYFPVHPSYPNEIVSDATWGGAGPYCIAEFKRDEYIVLKENQYYHGDKPKTKEIVVKFYRDATSLRLALENGEVDIAWRTLRPQDYIDLQKNPNLVVKSIPGTFIRYIIVNVKMSPVDNVLVRKAIAAAINRTEIASTVFYDTMSPLYSLVPVGMWGHVDAFKNAYGPGPNITLARQLLTQAGYSEENKLVIELWYTPTHYGDTEADVATLLKNQLEATGMITVQIKSAEWSTYVDNARNNRMMLSLFGWYPDYIDPDNFLTPFMKTGANKWTGSQYSNPTVDELLNQAQVLVSVSERTQLYAQVQNILAEEVPFIPLLQGNLMIVYYKNVHGIMIGPPMLMPYSTIYKTSP; from the coding sequence ATGAATAAGAAGATATTGATAGTAATAATCCTACTTATAGTAATCGCCGCTGGAGTCGGCATATATATATACACTCAACCAGCGCAACCGACTGCAGCAGAGAGAATAGTTATAGGGGTAACGGATAAAGTAACGGATTTAGATCCGTCAAATGCGTATGATTTCTTCACGTGGGAGATACTATCTAACGTGATGGAGGGTCTCGTGAAATACAAGCCGGGAACAGATGAGTTAATACCAGGGATTGCTGAAAGCTGGACCGTCTCGGATGATGGAACTGTATGGACTTTCAAGTTGAAGAAAAACGTCTCATTTTGCGATGGGAGAAGTCTAAAAGCGGAAGATGTTGTGAGGAGTATTGAAAGAGTCATGAGCATAAACGGAGACCCCGCCTGGCTTGTCACTGACTTCGTAGCCAACGTAACCGCGCTGGACGACTACACGGTGAGGTTTGAACTAGCTACTCCGGCAAGCTACTTCCTCGCGGTAGCTGCAACGCCCCCATACTTCCCGGTGCATCCAAGCTATCCCAACGAAATAGTGAGCGATGCGACGTGGGGAGGAGCGGGGCCATACTGCATTGCCGAGTTTAAACGAGACGAATACATAGTGTTGAAGGAGAACCAGTATTATCACGGCGATAAACCAAAGACGAAAGAGATAGTTGTGAAATTCTACAGGGATGCAACATCACTGAGGCTTGCGCTAGAGAACGGAGAGGTAGATATTGCCTGGAGGACTCTCAGGCCCCAAGACTACATAGACTTGCAGAAAAACCCGAACTTGGTTGTCAAGAGCATACCGGGAACATTCATAAGATACATCATCGTGAACGTCAAAATGTCTCCCGTTGACAACGTGTTAGTGAGAAAGGCGATTGCCGCGGCGATAAACAGAACCGAGATAGCTTCAACAGTCTTCTACGATACCATGAGCCCGCTCTACAGCCTAGTCCCAGTTGGCATGTGGGGTCACGTAGATGCTTTCAAGAATGCTTATGGGCCCGGCCCCAACATAACTCTCGCGAGACAACTCCTAACTCAAGCAGGCTACAGCGAGGAGAACAAGCTAGTCATCGAGCTCTGGTACACGCCGACACACTATGGTGACACTGAAGCCGATGTTGCAACTCTGTTAAAGAACCAGCTAGAGGCAACGGGCATGATAACCGTTCAAATCAAGAGCGCTGAGTGGAGTACATACGTAGATAACGCGAGAAACAACAGGATGATGCTCAGCTTGTTCGGCTGGTATCCAGACTACATAGACCCGGACAACTTCTTGACCCCGTTCATGAAGACGGGTGCGAACAAGTGGACGGGTTCACAATACTCCAACCCGACGGTTGATGAACTGCTCAACCAGGCCCAAGTCCTCGTAAGCGTTTCAGAGAGAACACAGCTGTACGCTCAAGTACAAAACATATTGGCCGAGGAAGTACCCTTCATCCCATTGCTACAAGGAAACTTGATGATAGTCTACTACAAGAATGTTCATGGAATAATGATAGGGCCGCCAATGCTCATGCCGTATTCAACCATTTACAAGACAAGCCCCTAA
- a CDS encoding ABC transporter permease — MKILRTLNAYMVVGLAITAFFIATALLADFIAPYSPVEAVGPALSPPSAEFIMGTDNLGRDVFSRVLYGSRIILVVVFISVAMSGVTGTLLGLISGYVGGVSDRIVSFIMDSLYAFPSLILAIALSVALGTSPLNAAIAIAVVYIPTYFRMIRGQVLSLKNELFIEAARALGIPSTRIVTRHILPHLTQTLMVVFSMNSADAVLTEAALSFLGLTVQPPTPDWGFDLYKGRGFILSGSWWLLAFPGLMITLLAVGFALLSEGISLKYGGRVNGDY; from the coding sequence GTGAAGATTTTGAGAACGTTGAACGCTTACATGGTAGTCGGCCTGGCAATAACCGCATTCTTCATAGCTACTGCACTCCTGGCCGACTTCATAGCCCCGTATTCACCAGTCGAAGCGGTTGGACCAGCGTTAAGCCCTCCCTCAGCCGAGTTTATTATGGGTACAGATAATCTGGGAAGGGATGTTTTCTCGAGGGTATTGTATGGTAGTCGGATCATATTGGTCGTCGTGTTCATCTCTGTGGCGATGAGCGGGGTAACGGGGACACTCCTAGGCTTGATTAGTGGATACGTGGGCGGGGTCTCGGATAGGATAGTATCATTTATAATGGACTCCTTATACGCGTTTCCCTCGCTCATACTGGCGATAGCATTATCGGTAGCCTTGGGGACAAGTCCTTTGAACGCTGCAATAGCCATAGCCGTCGTTTACATTCCAACCTATTTTAGAATGATACGGGGGCAGGTTTTGAGCTTAAAGAACGAGTTGTTCATCGAAGCAGCTAGGGCGCTGGGAATTCCTTCAACGAGAATCGTGACTAGACATATACTCCCTCATCTCACGCAGACGTTGATGGTGGTTTTCAGCATGAACAGCGCAGACGCCGTGTTGACCGAGGCTGCGCTGAGCTTCCTGGGGTTAACCGTCCAACCCCCTACGCCTGACTGGGGTTTCGACCTCTATAAGGGCAGAGGATTCATTCTCTCGGGTTCATGGTGGTTGCTAGCGTTCCCGGGCCTTATGATAACTCTGCTAGCAGTTGGCTTCGCGCTTCTCAGCGAAGGCATCTCATTGAAGTACGGAGGGAGGGTTAATGGAGACTATTAA
- a CDS encoding ABC transporter permease, whose product MGLARYVLVRGLLIIPTILVLYTLVFIVLRILPGNPVLAALGTKNIPEEQLTAIMKELGLDKPLYQQYFEYLFNFFRGDMGKSMIIRGRAIASDIVDKLPATIELSIWAMGFSLLIGVGMGYLAGRSRRVWVRDFTRLFGSITYVIFIPALGLFLQLLFSQWIRVLPSSGRISTGFYLKPITGLYTIDSLLQFNVPAFVDAVRHLILPAFTLGLVLSGPFTRLTLNNMLRIKDSKMVTAYYARGVREEVVSRHIFRHVLIPVVTYAGLQFALLLGGAVLTETTFNWPGIGTYLVDKVFYRDYTAIQAVVIIFALIVGLTSLIVDVIYALIDPRVRY is encoded by the coding sequence ATGGGTCTTGCGCGCTACGTGTTGGTGAGGGGTTTACTCATTATTCCGACGATTCTTGTGCTCTACACGTTGGTTTTCATAGTTTTAAGGATTCTTCCAGGAAACCCAGTTCTAGCGGCACTAGGGACTAAGAACATCCCTGAGGAACAATTGACGGCAATAATGAAGGAGCTGGGTCTCGACAAACCATTATACCAGCAGTACTTTGAGTACTTGTTCAACTTTTTCAGGGGAGATATGGGTAAGTCAATGATCATTAGGGGGAGGGCAATAGCCAGCGATATAGTTGACAAGCTTCCCGCAACGATAGAGTTATCCATATGGGCAATGGGGTTCAGCCTCTTAATAGGGGTTGGTATGGGATACCTGGCTGGGAGAAGCCGGAGGGTATGGGTTAGGGATTTCACAAGGCTCTTCGGCTCTATCACCTATGTTATATTCATACCGGCCCTCGGACTATTTCTCCAGTTGCTGTTTTCACAGTGGATTAGGGTTTTGCCTTCTAGCGGGAGGATTTCAACTGGGTTTTACTTGAAACCTATAACGGGATTGTACACTATAGACTCGCTCCTCCAGTTTAATGTTCCCGCATTCGTGGATGCCGTTAGACACCTCATTCTACCGGCATTCACGCTGGGGCTTGTCCTCTCGGGACCCTTTACGAGGCTTACACTGAATAACATGCTGAGGATTAAAGATTCAAAGATGGTTACGGCTTACTATGCTAGAGGGGTTAGAGAAGAAGTTGTTTCGAGACACATCTTCAGACACGTGTTGATTCCCGTGGTGACGTATGCTGGACTTCAATTCGCACTACTTCTTGGAGGAGCCGTCTTGACGGAGACGACTTTCAACTGGCCTGGCATAGGGACTTACTTGGTCGATAAGGTGTTTTACAGGGATTACACTGCCATTCAAGCCGTAGTTATAATATTTGCGTTAATAGTGGGTTTGACGAGCCTGATAGTTGATGTAATCTATGCTCTAATAGACCCGAGGGTGAGGTATTAG
- a CDS encoding putative CRISPR-associated protein, whose translation MTKYVYISLVGTSILRNLGNQLEGWRNKYQDISSWHNMRLDDPRNIYPQGLLCRLKDLEPSLFNEMINKTLEMGEKASAEATGIVKMSSLLTHHRRETEVVLYPTSSCSSILSAELNETLLKQLGYGVVRVKVLEKLGRFESFEDGLVELLDEVTSEIDKASSKDTPVYINASPGFKAESSFLVIASLLAGAKGVVYIHETFHEPIFIPAIPISIDEDFVKKVKSLKDRIPLEAWGSIESDLRRELVDRGIVKHVEGYYAVRPWIRSLIEKLEASKSK comes from the coding sequence TTGACCAAATATGTTTACATCTCCCTAGTCGGCACCTCTATTCTGAGAAACCTCGGCAACCAATTAGAGGGTTGGAGAAACAAATATCAAGACATCAGTAGTTGGCACAACATGAGGCTTGACGATCCCAGAAACATTTATCCACAAGGTCTTCTATGTAGGTTGAAGGACTTGGAGCCATCGCTTTTCAATGAGATGATAAATAAGACTCTAGAGATGGGGGAGAAAGCCTCTGCCGAGGCTACCGGTATAGTTAAAATGTCAAGCCTGCTTACACATCACCGAAGGGAGACAGAGGTAGTACTGTATCCTACTTCATCCTGTTCCAGCATTCTCTCGGCCGAGCTGAACGAAACCCTGCTCAAACAACTGGGGTATGGCGTAGTCAGAGTCAAAGTGCTTGAAAAACTTGGTAGGTTCGAAAGCTTTGAGGACGGACTTGTGGAGCTTCTCGATGAGGTCACCAGCGAGATCGATAAGGCAAGTAGTAAGGATACTCCTGTCTATATTAACGCTAGCCCGGGCTTCAAAGCCGAGTCTTCCTTCCTAGTGATCGCATCCCTACTCGCCGGGGCCAAGGGCGTGGTATACATCCATGAAACTTTCCATGAACCCATCTTTATCCCAGCAATACCCATCAGCATAGATGAAGACTTCGTGAAGAAGGTGAAATCGCTTAAAGATAGAATCCCCCTCGAGGCGTGGGGCTCTATCGAGTCTGATCTTAGACGAGAGCTCGTTGATCGCGGGATCGTAAAGCATGTGGAAGGATATTATGCTGTACGACCATGGATTAGATCTCTCATCGAGAAACTGGAGGCATCAAAGTCTAAATAG
- a CDS encoding DUF438 domain-containing protein, producing MSNLKGVSRITQIVRNMSTIGREKIEIVKQILKKIHQGEDFSKLKAEFENVLAQISPFEIVLIEHELVREGVSLNEILKMCDIHLELFRKSLSERELRDVPHGHPLDLLMRENEDILKTAEALGVYTGGLKRAIDNSEDTNIGLLLSNIRELLSILKKNLRNHYRKNQMVLFPYLERRGIVSIPRVMWGREDQVLVKIREVQAEIEKTISGFDKKSLDSIVNTISNMVKEVVDLVFRENKILYPALWVILSEGEWAAVDEVAGRLGYNISVGRREWSPSREPKYPHEVEAGVVEEGLDKLPEEFREVLASGHTTPDDYVIKKEGDIEFETGFLGKEEIEAIFKSLPLEVTYANIDRRVRFFSESSIAGGFPRAKTIIGRRLEYCHPPRLENYVLKNIEYLVKTGEKYRVFWTKLGDRIIRVMIVAVRNSKNELLGVLEVVEDFTDIVNNPEEVKRKIVVL from the coding sequence GTGTCAAATTTAAAAGGGGTTTCAAGAATAACTCAAATCGTGAGAAACATGTCAACAATAGGCCGAGAGAAGATAGAGATAGTTAAGCAAATACTCAAGAAGATACACCAGGGCGAAGATTTCTCGAAGCTCAAAGCGGAGTTTGAGAACGTATTAGCGCAGATCTCGCCTTTCGAGATAGTTTTGATTGAGCACGAGCTTGTTAGGGAAGGTGTATCTCTTAACGAAATACTAAAGATGTGTGATATTCACCTGGAGCTTTTCAGAAAATCATTAAGCGAGAGAGAGTTAAGGGACGTGCCTCATGGGCATCCGCTGGACTTGCTTATGAGGGAGAACGAGGACATCTTGAAAACCGCTGAAGCACTAGGAGTTTACACAGGGGGTTTAAAGAGGGCGATCGATAACAGCGAGGACACCAATATAGGATTGTTGTTAAGCAATATTAGAGAATTACTATCCATCTTAAAGAAGAATCTCAGAAACCACTACAGGAAGAATCAAATGGTCTTATTCCCATATCTCGAGAGAAGGGGTATCGTATCCATACCTAGGGTGATGTGGGGGAGGGAAGACCAGGTACTAGTTAAGATAAGGGAGGTTCAGGCCGAGATCGAGAAAACTATCTCAGGGTTCGACAAAAAATCGCTCGACAGCATCGTAAACACCATTTCAAACATGGTCAAGGAAGTCGTCGACCTAGTCTTCAGAGAGAATAAAATCCTCTATCCGGCCCTATGGGTGATCCTTTCCGAAGGCGAGTGGGCGGCAGTGGACGAGGTGGCTGGGAGGCTAGGGTACAATATTAGTGTGGGAAGACGTGAATGGTCTCCCAGTAGAGAGCCGAAATACCCGCATGAGGTTGAAGCAGGAGTGGTTGAGGAGGGGCTAGATAAGCTTCCCGAGGAGTTCAGGGAAGTTCTCGCATCAGGACACACGACCCCCGACGATTACGTGATAAAAAAGGAGGGGGATATAGAGTTTGAGACAGGTTTTCTAGGAAAGGAGGAGATTGAAGCGATATTCAAGTCTCTGCCGCTGGAGGTAACCTACGCTAACATTGATAGAAGAGTGAGGTTCTTCAGCGAGAGTAGTATCGCTGGAGGCTTTCCAAGAGCTAAGACTATCATTGGAAGGCGTCTTGAATATTGTCACCCGCCGAGGCTGGAGAACTATGTGTTGAAAAATATTGAATACTTAGTGAAGACTGGAGAGAAATACAGGGTTTTCTGGACGAAGCTGGGAGATAGGATCATAAGGGTAATGATAGTGGCTGTGAGAAACTCTAAAAACGAGCTACTTGGAGTTCTCGAAGTAGTAGAGGACTTCACAGACATCGTCAACAACCCTGAGGAGGTAAAGAGGAAGATAGTGGTGCTCTGA
- a CDS encoding ABC transporter ATP-binding protein, with translation METIKVEDLWVKYFAASGIVSAVSGVSLTIKRGEILGVVGESGSGKSTLGFALMNMVPPPGRIVKGAVILEGVNLLDLSEKQLREVRGSKISMVFQDPFTTLDPLRRISDQFVEFLMEHGLSKEEAVSRSFEMLAAVGIPERLRDAYPHQLSGGQKQRVSIAMAIALNPSLVIADEPTTALDVIVQKQIMDLIDEIKVKHNVSVMLITHDIALALERSDGILVMYGGEVMEYATKVELMRSMHHPYTRALFASLPKLSSSDLPRFLKGYPPDLRNPPKGCIFHPRCDYAREKCRVEKPFVREVSPGHFVSCHYAGELDAVG, from the coding sequence ATGGAGACTATTAAGGTAGAAGATTTATGGGTCAAATACTTCGCTGCAAGCGGCATAGTCTCAGCGGTTTCAGGGGTTTCACTCACGATCAAGCGTGGTGAAATCCTCGGCGTAGTTGGCGAGAGCGGTAGTGGAAAATCCACCCTGGGCTTCGCCCTCATGAACATGGTTCCTCCCCCTGGGAGGATCGTTAAGGGAGCCGTTATTCTAGAAGGCGTTAACCTCCTCGATCTCAGCGAGAAACAGTTGAGAGAGGTTAGGGGAAGCAAAATATCAATGGTTTTTCAAGATCCGTTCACCACGCTGGACCCCTTGAGGAGGATAAGCGATCAATTCGTGGAGTTTCTAATGGAGCATGGGTTATCCAAGGAGGAAGCAGTCTCGAGGTCATTCGAAATGCTCGCGGCTGTCGGAATACCGGAGAGGCTTAGAGACGCGTACCCTCATCAACTAAGCGGTGGACAAAAACAAAGGGTATCTATAGCCATGGCCATAGCTCTAAACCCGTCGCTAGTGATAGCTGATGAGCCCACGACAGCTCTTGATGTCATCGTTCAAAAACAGATTATGGACCTAATCGACGAGATCAAGGTCAAGCACAATGTTTCAGTAATGCTGATAACACACGATATTGCTTTAGCCTTGGAGAGGTCTGACGGAATACTCGTCATGTATGGAGGAGAGGTTATGGAGTATGCTACTAAGGTCGAGTTAATGAGGAGCATGCATCACCCGTATACGCGAGCATTGTTTGCATCCCTACCCAAGCTATCGTCAAGCGATCTTCCGAGATTCCTGAAGGGTTATCCACCAGACCTTAGGAACCCGCCGAAGGGATGTATTTTCCACCCTAGATGTGACTACGCTAGGGAGAAGTGTAGAGTCGAGAAGCCTTTCGTCAGGGAGGTTTCCCCTGGACACTTTGTTTCGTGCCATTACGCGGGTGAGCTGGATGCCGTTGGTTGA